The Apium graveolens cultivar Ventura chromosome 6, ASM990537v1, whole genome shotgun sequence genome contains a region encoding:
- the LOC141664554 gene encoding putative mitochondrial protein AtMg00860 — MAPLELQELKEQLQELLDRGFIRPSVSPWGAPLQGEKYFSKIDLRSGYQQLRVREEDIPKTAFCTRYGHYEFLVMSFGSKEEHLRTVLEILREKKLFAKFSKCEFWLEEVAFLGHIVSGRGVELDPAKVEAITNWPRPSNVTEVRSFLGLAGYYRRFVEGFSSITLPLTQLMRKGIKFEWNEGREKSFQELKKRLVSAPILVLPSGSGSFQEE; from the exons ATGGCGCCGCTTGAGTTGCAGGAATTGAAAGAGCAGTTGCAGGAGTTGTTGGATAGGGGATTTATCAGGCCAAGCGTGTCTCCGTGGGGCGCTCCT ttacaaGGGGAGAAGTACTTCtcaaagatagatttgagatctggTTACCAACAGTTACGAGTAAGAGAAGaggatattccaaagactgcattTTGCACCcgttatggtcattatgagttcCTCGTGATGTCATTTGG AAGCAAAGAGGAGCATTTACGTActgtacttgaaattttgaggGAGAAGAAATTGTTTGcgaaattttcaaagtgtgaattctggttggaggaGGTGGCATTCTTGGGGCATATTGTGTCTGGTAGGGGCGTTGAGTTGGATCCTGCGAAAGTCGAGGCTATTACTAATTGGCCGAGACCAAGCAATGTGACGGAGGTAAGGAGTTTCTTGGGTTTGGCAGGCTACTACAGGCGCTTTGTGGAAGGTTTCTCTTCCATAACTTTACCATTGACTCAACTAATGAGGAAGGGAATTAAGTTCGAGTGGAATGAAGGTCgtgagaagagctttcaagagttgaagaagaggTTGGTGTCTGCTCCAATACTTGTGTTGCCATCAGGAAGTGGAAGTTTTcag GAAGAATGA